A window of Ruania suaedae contains these coding sequences:
- the cmk gene encoding (d)CMP kinase produces MSGIVVAIDGPSGSGKSTISRRVAAAEGLGYLDTGAMYRAATWWCIRQGVELTDTEAVAELVREMPLEIGTDPAGPVFAVGGEDVGVVIRSTEISSLVSAVATNLQVRPELQRRQREVIAAESGRAPGSGHRCHSDGRGIVAEGRDLTTVVAPDADVRILLLASEEARLARRAQELHGSVDQETLAATRDQVVRRDADDSTVSNFTTAADGVVTVDTSALSLEEAVATVHRIVTTARRQAR; encoded by the coding sequence ATGAGCGGGATCGTGGTCGCCATCGACGGGCCCAGCGGATCGGGCAAGTCGACCATCAGCCGTCGGGTCGCGGCCGCGGAGGGGCTGGGCTATCTCGACACCGGCGCGATGTACCGGGCCGCGACCTGGTGGTGCATCCGCCAGGGCGTGGAGCTGACCGATACCGAGGCCGTGGCCGAGCTGGTGCGGGAGATGCCGCTGGAGATCGGCACGGATCCGGCCGGGCCGGTCTTCGCCGTGGGCGGCGAGGATGTCGGGGTGGTCATCCGCAGCACCGAGATCTCCAGCCTCGTCAGCGCGGTCGCGACCAACCTGCAGGTGCGACCGGAGCTGCAGCGTCGCCAGCGCGAGGTGATCGCGGCAGAGAGCGGTCGCGCACCCGGCAGTGGCCACCGGTGCCACAGCGACGGGCGCGGGATCGTCGCCGAAGGTCGGGACCTGACGACCGTGGTCGCCCCCGACGCCGACGTCCGGATCCTGCTGCTGGCCTCGGAGGAGGCACGGCTGGCGCGCCGCGCGCAGGAGCTGCACGGCAGCGTCGACCAGGAGACGCTGGCGGCCACGCGCGACCAGGTCGTGCGGCGTGACGCGGACGATTCCACCGTCTCCAACTTCACCACCGCCGCCGACGGGGTGGTCACGGTCGACACCTCGGCACTGAGCCTGGAGGAAGCCGTCGCCACCGTGCACCGGATCGTCACGACCGCTCGGAGGCAGGCGCGATGA
- a CDS encoding prephenate dehydrogenase, whose product MSADDPTATAGPVHIVGTGLLGTSIGLALSVRGVEVTLADTSPSMLALARDLGAGTIPAHPPMPQLVVVAVPPDVTSEEVAAALRRFPDAVVTDVASVKSVLLRELRAEAGPELDLSRYVGSHPMAGRERSGAAAASADLFTGRPWVVAAHGETGEHAVLAVRALAADVGAAVVSMDAAEHDDAVALVSHVPQLVASLMAAQLVGAPERALALAGQGVRDVTRIAASDPRLWSAILTGNAPAVSGLLRGIREDLDLLVQAVDRAAAEGPLAPGAVAGISSVIAAGNDGVARVPGKHGGVRRRYAEVIVLVPDEPGELGRLFSEVGEIGVNIEDFQMEHSPKQKVGMAIVSVTPQSAPPLEQALESRGWRVVAP is encoded by the coding sequence GTGAGCGCCGACGACCCGACCGCGACCGCAGGACCGGTCCACATCGTCGGCACGGGCCTGCTGGGGACCAGCATCGGCCTGGCGCTGAGCGTGCGAGGGGTCGAGGTCACGCTCGCCGACACCTCGCCCTCGATGCTCGCCCTCGCCCGCGACCTCGGCGCCGGAACGATCCCCGCGCACCCGCCGATGCCGCAGCTGGTGGTGGTAGCCGTACCGCCCGACGTCACCTCGGAGGAGGTGGCGGCCGCCCTGCGGAGGTTCCCGGACGCCGTCGTGACGGACGTGGCGAGCGTGAAGTCGGTGCTGCTGCGCGAGCTGCGCGCCGAGGCCGGCCCGGAGCTGGACCTGAGCCGCTACGTCGGCTCCCACCCGATGGCCGGACGCGAGCGGTCCGGTGCGGCGGCCGCCTCGGCGGACCTGTTCACCGGCCGCCCCTGGGTGGTGGCCGCCCACGGGGAGACGGGTGAGCATGCGGTGCTCGCCGTCCGTGCGCTCGCCGCCGACGTCGGCGCCGCCGTCGTGAGCATGGACGCGGCCGAGCACGACGACGCCGTGGCACTGGTCTCTCACGTCCCGCAGCTGGTGGCCTCGTTGATGGCAGCCCAGCTCGTGGGCGCCCCCGAACGGGCGCTCGCCCTCGCAGGCCAGGGCGTGCGCGATGTCACCCGGATCGCTGCGTCCGACCCCAGGCTCTGGTCCGCGATCCTCACGGGCAACGCCCCGGCCGTCAGCGGGCTCCTGCGCGGCATCCGTGAGGACCTCGACCTCCTCGTGCAGGCCGTGGACCGCGCGGCTGCCGAGGGCCCGCTCGCTCCGGGCGCGGTGGCGGGCATCTCCTCGGTGATCGCGGCCGGCAACGACGGCGTCGCCCGGGTCCCCGGCAAGCACGGCGGGGTCCGCCGCCGCTACGCCGAGGTGATCGTGCTGGTCCCGGACGAACCGGGCGAGCTCGGCCGGCTCTTCTCCGAGGTCGGGGAGATCGGCGTCAACATCGAGGACTTCCAGATGGAGCACTCCCCGAAGCAGAAGGTCGGTATGGCGATCGTGTCCGTGACCCCGCAGTCCGCGCCGCCGCTGGAGCAGGCGCTCGAGAGTCGTGGCTGGCGGGTGGTGGCTCCATGA
- a CDS encoding lysophospholipid acyltransferase family protein: protein MSEERPASPGQTITADQIKRWGPTWSRRVGTMLAKGVWNTRVVGAERVPRTGRLLVAANHTGIIDGPLLHGVIPRESHMIIKEEMFSGVIGFLMRGAGQIPVDRRNGRAALQTALTLLQEDRLVGVFPEGTRGGGDVKQTKAGIAWLAVRSGAPVLPVAILGTRPAGKKPGYIPGFRGRLLVEFGEPFVAVDPGAGVGRAAVTEAMGRIQQELGAHVHGASERHDIPLPRSTEI from the coding sequence ATGAGCGAGGAACGACCCGCCTCACCGGGCCAGACCATCACCGCCGACCAGATCAAGCGGTGGGGTCCGACTTGGTCGCGCCGGGTGGGCACGATGCTGGCCAAGGGAGTCTGGAACACCCGCGTGGTGGGCGCCGAGCGAGTCCCTCGCACCGGCCGGCTGCTGGTGGCCGCCAACCACACCGGCATCATCGACGGCCCGCTGCTGCACGGGGTCATCCCGCGCGAGTCGCACATGATCATCAAGGAGGAGATGTTCTCCGGGGTCATCGGATTCCTGATGCGCGGCGCCGGTCAGATCCCGGTGGACCGGCGCAACGGCCGGGCCGCGCTCCAGACCGCGCTGACGCTGCTGCAGGAGGACAGGCTCGTCGGGGTCTTCCCCGAGGGAACCCGTGGTGGGGGCGACGTGAAGCAGACCAAGGCCGGGATCGCCTGGCTGGCGGTGCGCTCCGGGGCGCCCGTCCTGCCGGTGGCGATCCTCGGCACACGGCCGGCCGGGAAGAAGCCCGGGTACATCCCCGGGTTCCGTGGCCGGCTGCTGGTGGAGTTCGGGGAGCCGTTCGTGGCAGTGGACCCGGGCGCGGGGGTGGGCCGTGCGGCGGTGACCGAGGCGATGGGTCGCATCCAGCAGGAACTCGGCGCCCACGTGCACGGCGCGTCCGAGCGACACGACATCCCGCTGCCCAGGAGCACCGAGATCTGA
- a CDS encoding ABC transporter substrate-binding protein produces the protein MTRKRMIFAAVLPAALLLSACGGESGGGGEGAGGGDAGVDWSAEPTGTLSAWGFNNADDVGQSRLDYAEEQLSDLEIELDATGFDAQKFTTRLASGDVPDVVQMDRRYVATYAAQDLLMPLDECYDAHEVAPEEDYYPFVIDDMRLDDQIWGVGQFFQPPAILLNMEVLDEAGVSPEDIDTSQPEVLLEAIEAMYEEDGGVPTRLGFDPVATGQGELWILGMGGQLTDADGVPTLDDPANIPGLEMLREVTEAQGGFAEVKSFTDSFDTFGENNQYVANQVGAQINAQWYPNVLVPYVDDLELQAVPFRDADGEPFSVASGTAFVVPAGAENPAAACAWMLNLTSFEAWEAAGQARGETREADGGINTGLFTGSPEADAAIREEWVVPTGNEGLDQTISTYYDVLEYGQTFGASPAGQDIQNELNNAITTTLLGEAEPEEALADAQAAAMRAYENITAGG, from the coding sequence ATGACGAGAAAGCGCATGATCTTCGCCGCCGTACTCCCCGCGGCGCTGCTCCTGTCCGCCTGCGGCGGCGAGAGCGGCGGCGGGGGCGAGGGCGCTGGTGGCGGCGACGCCGGCGTCGACTGGAGCGCCGAACCCACCGGGACACTATCCGCCTGGGGCTTCAACAATGCCGACGACGTCGGCCAGTCGCGACTGGACTACGCGGAGGAGCAGCTCTCGGACCTGGAGATCGAGCTCGACGCCACCGGCTTCGACGCCCAGAAGTTCACCACCCGCCTCGCCAGCGGCGACGTTCCCGACGTGGTCCAGATGGACCGCCGGTACGTCGCCACCTATGCGGCGCAGGATCTGCTGATGCCGCTCGACGAGTGCTACGACGCCCATGAGGTCGCTCCGGAGGAGGACTACTACCCCTTCGTCATCGACGACATGCGCCTGGACGATCAGATCTGGGGTGTGGGGCAGTTCTTCCAGCCGCCGGCCATCCTGCTGAACATGGAGGTCCTGGACGAGGCCGGTGTCAGCCCCGAGGACATCGACACCTCCCAGCCGGAGGTGCTGCTCGAGGCCATCGAGGCGATGTACGAGGAGGACGGCGGCGTCCCCACCCGGTTGGGCTTCGACCCCGTGGCCACCGGTCAGGGCGAGCTGTGGATCCTCGGCATGGGCGGTCAGCTGACCGACGCCGACGGCGTTCCCACGCTCGACGACCCCGCGAACATCCCGGGCCTGGAGATGCTGCGGGAGGTCACCGAGGCTCAGGGTGGTTTCGCCGAGGTGAAGAGCTTCACGGACTCCTTCGACACCTTCGGGGAGAACAACCAGTACGTGGCCAACCAGGTCGGTGCCCAGATCAACGCGCAGTGGTACCCCAACGTGCTGGTGCCCTATGTCGATGACCTCGAGCTGCAGGCCGTGCCGTTCCGCGATGCTGACGGCGAGCCCTTCTCGGTGGCCTCCGGTACCGCCTTCGTGGTCCCGGCCGGTGCCGAGAACCCCGCCGCCGCCTGCGCGTGGATGCTCAACCTGACCTCCTTCGAGGCCTGGGAGGCCGCGGGTCAGGCCCGTGGCGAGACCCGTGAGGCCGACGGTGGCATCAACACCGGGCTGTTCACCGGCTCACCGGAGGCGGATGCCGCCATCCGCGAGGAGTGGGTCGTCCCTACCGGCAACGAGGGCCTCGACCAGACGATCTCCACCTACTACGACGTGCTCGAGTACGGTCAGACGTTCGGGGCCTCCCCCGCCGGTCAGGACATCCAGAACGAGCTCAACAACGCCATCACCACCACGCTCCTGGGTGAGGCCGAGCCCGAGGAAGCCCTCGCCGACGCGCAGGCGGCAGCGATGCGCGCCTACGAGAACATCACCGCCGGCGGCTGA
- the der gene encoding ribosome biogenesis GTPase Der, with protein MAGVTDEPNLPTPADGDPDAPADPESWERPVADLTETEDDARRADALRAGLSEYDLEDEDLALLESPEGEADHAGPAGPPPVLAVVGRPNVGKSTLVNRILGRREAVVQDTPGVTRDRVSYPAEWAGRDFTVVDTGGWERDARGLGSRVADQAEIAIALADAVLFVVDAVVGPTDEDEYVVRMLRRAGKPTILVANKVDDQRGEADAALLWSLGLGEPFAISALHGRGSGDLLDAALALMPLTSEVAGEIPEGGPRRVALVGRPNVGKSSLLNSVSGGERVVVDEVAGTTRDPVDELVVLGGRPWWFVDTAGIRRRVHQTSGADFYASLRTQGALEKAEVAVVLIDASVPMTEQDIRVVQQVIDAGRALVIAYNKWDLMDEDRRSFLEREIEQQLVQVPWAPRVNLAARTGWHTNRLVSALDVALRSWDTRVPTGRLNAFLGELTAANPHPVRSGKQPRILFATQASTRPPRFVLFATGFLDPAYRRFVERRLRETFGFEGTPISIGVRVREKRRR; from the coding sequence ATGGCGGGCGTGACCGACGAGCCGAACCTTCCCACGCCCGCTGACGGCGACCCTGATGCCCCCGCCGACCCCGAGTCCTGGGAGCGGCCCGTCGCCGACCTGACCGAGACCGAGGACGACGCCCGGCGCGCCGACGCGCTCCGTGCCGGCCTCAGCGAGTACGACCTCGAGGACGAGGATCTCGCCCTGCTGGAGAGCCCCGAGGGCGAGGCCGATCATGCCGGGCCCGCCGGCCCGCCGCCCGTGCTGGCGGTGGTCGGTCGCCCGAACGTGGGCAAGTCGACGCTGGTCAACCGCATCCTCGGGCGTCGGGAGGCCGTCGTCCAGGACACCCCGGGGGTCACGCGCGACCGGGTGAGCTATCCCGCCGAGTGGGCGGGCCGGGACTTCACGGTGGTCGACACCGGCGGGTGGGAGCGCGACGCCCGCGGGCTGGGCAGCCGGGTGGCGGACCAGGCGGAGATCGCGATCGCGCTGGCGGATGCGGTGCTCTTCGTGGTCGACGCGGTGGTCGGACCCACCGACGAGGACGAGTACGTGGTCCGGATGCTGCGCCGGGCGGGCAAGCCGACCATCCTGGTGGCCAACAAGGTCGACGACCAGCGCGGTGAGGCGGATGCGGCGCTGCTGTGGTCCCTGGGCCTGGGCGAGCCGTTCGCCATCTCAGCCCTGCACGGGCGCGGGTCCGGCGATCTGCTGGACGCCGCACTGGCGCTGATGCCGCTGACCTCGGAGGTCGCGGGCGAGATCCCGGAGGGCGGCCCCCGCAGGGTCGCGCTCGTCGGGCGGCCCAACGTGGGCAAGTCCTCGCTGCTCAACTCCGTCTCCGGGGGCGAGCGGGTGGTCGTCGACGAGGTCGCGGGCACCACCCGGGACCCGGTGGACGAGCTGGTCGTGCTCGGTGGCCGGCCGTGGTGGTTCGTCGACACCGCGGGGATCCGGCGGCGGGTCCACCAGACCTCGGGAGCCGACTTCTATGCCTCCTTGCGCACCCAGGGCGCGCTGGAGAAGGCGGAGGTGGCCGTCGTCCTCATCGACGCCAGCGTCCCGATGACCGAGCAGGACATCCGAGTCGTCCAGCAGGTGATCGACGCCGGGCGCGCCCTGGTGATCGCCTACAACAAGTGGGACCTGATGGACGAGGACCGTCGCTCCTTCCTCGAGCGCGAGATCGAGCAGCAGCTGGTCCAGGTGCCGTGGGCCCCGCGCGTCAACCTCGCCGCACGCACCGGGTGGCACACGAACCGGTTGGTGTCCGCCCTCGACGTGGCGCTGCGGTCCTGGGACACGCGAGTGCCCACCGGGCGGCTGAACGCCTTCCTCGGGGAGCTGACGGCGGCCAACCCGCACCCGGTGCGCAGCGGCAAGCAGCCCCGGATCCTCTTCGCCACGCAGGCGAGCACCCGCCCGCCCCGGTTCGTGCTGTTCGCCACCGGTTTTCTCGACCCCGCCTACCGGCGGTTCGTCGAGCGCCGGCTTCGGGAGACGTTCGGTTTCGAGGGGACGCCGATCTCGATCGGTGTGCGGGTGCGGGAGAAGCGCCGCCGCTGA
- a CDS encoding ParA family protein, whose protein sequence is MSTDAPELRTSRDFPVPEPLSGHGPARIIAMCNQKGGVGKTTTTINLGAALAEYGRKVLIVDFDPQGAASAGLGFNAHELDRTVYTEIMADKPDITAVIQETAVPGLDVVPANIDLSAAEVQLVNEVAREQALTRVLRPVADVYDVILIDCQPSLGLLTVNALTAAHGVIIPLETEFFALRGVALLVETIDKVRDRLNPRLHTDGILATMVDARTLHSREVLARVREAFGDTVFDTVITRTVKFPDASVATEPITTYAPNHAGAYNYRKLARELIARGDVA, encoded by the coding sequence GTGAGTACCGATGCACCTGAGCTGCGCACCAGCCGTGACTTCCCCGTGCCGGAACCGCTGAGCGGGCACGGCCCGGCACGCATCATCGCCATGTGCAACCAGAAGGGTGGGGTGGGCAAGACGACCACCACCATCAACCTCGGCGCGGCGCTGGCCGAGTACGGCCGCAAGGTGCTCATCGTCGACTTCGACCCCCAGGGCGCGGCCTCGGCGGGGCTGGGCTTCAACGCCCACGAGCTGGACCGGACCGTCTACACCGAGATCATGGCGGACAAGCCGGACATCACCGCGGTCATCCAGGAGACGGCAGTACCGGGCCTGGACGTCGTGCCGGCGAACATCGATCTCTCCGCGGCCGAGGTGCAGCTGGTGAACGAGGTCGCGCGCGAGCAGGCCCTCACCCGGGTGCTGCGGCCGGTGGCCGACGTCTACGACGTGATTCTCATCGACTGCCAGCCCTCGCTGGGGCTTCTCACCGTGAATGCGCTCACGGCCGCGCACGGGGTCATCATCCCGCTGGAGACGGAGTTCTTCGCGCTGCGTGGGGTGGCGCTGCTGGTGGAGACGATCGACAAGGTCCGTGACCGGCTCAACCCGCGTCTGCACACCGACGGGATCCTGGCCACCATGGTCGATGCCCGCACGCTGCACTCGCGGGAGGTGCTCGCTCGGGTGCGGGAGGCCTTCGGCGACACGGTCTTCGACACGGTCATCACCCGGACCGTGAAGTTCCCGGATGCCTCCGTGGCGACCGAGCCGATCACCACCTACGCGCCCAACCACGCCGGTGCCTACAACTATCGCAAGCTGGCCCGTGAGCTCATCGCCCGTGGCGACGTGGCCTGA
- a CDS encoding DUF2332 domain-containing protein: METRAPDTAAFYRRWAEVEADGSSPQYAALARAVAGSPSALALLDSLPADKRQPNLLLGALRWSGAPVHDPAAALRHLEQRAGEVTRLMRCRATQTNEVARCGALLPALSLLHARTGRPLALLELGASAGLCLVPERWSYRWRGPEHSTDLDGPTTSFRVDVTVTGPFPPPAMPPIEARLGIDATPVDLTDDEALRWLECLVWPEHEDRAQRLRAALSQLTTNPPAVRAGFFPQDVAAAVAELRAAAPAASVVVMHSAAAAYLDAGGRRRLAQVLADLGVHHLGLEGAAVSADLGIRGPAGLTSDHRFVLSLDAEVLATAHPHGRDLHWLAGRV; encoded by the coding sequence GTGGAGACCAGGGCGCCGGACACGGCGGCGTTCTACCGGCGGTGGGCGGAGGTCGAGGCCGACGGCTCGTCGCCCCAGTACGCCGCGCTCGCCCGCGCCGTCGCCGGCTCGCCCTCGGCCCTCGCGCTGCTCGACTCACTCCCGGCCGACAAGCGCCAGCCCAACCTCCTCCTCGGCGCGCTGCGATGGTCCGGCGCCCCTGTGCACGATCCGGCGGCGGCGCTCCGGCACCTCGAGCAGCGCGCCGGTGAGGTGACCCGCCTCATGCGCTGCCGGGCCACACAGACGAACGAGGTGGCGCGCTGCGGTGCACTGCTGCCCGCGCTGTCACTGCTGCACGCCCGCACCGGGCGTCCGTTGGCCCTGCTCGAGCTCGGTGCCAGCGCCGGCCTGTGCCTGGTGCCGGAGCGATGGAGCTACCGCTGGCGAGGGCCGGAGCACAGCACCGACCTCGACGGCCCGACGACGTCCTTCCGCGTGGACGTCACGGTCACCGGCCCCTTCCCGCCGCCGGCGATGCCCCCGATCGAGGCCAGGCTCGGCATCGACGCCACTCCGGTGGACCTCACCGATGACGAGGCCCTGCGCTGGCTGGAGTGCCTGGTCTGGCCCGAGCACGAGGACCGGGCGCAACGGCTGCGCGCGGCACTGTCGCAACTGACCACGAACCCCCCTGCCGTGCGGGCCGGGTTCTTTCCGCAGGACGTGGCGGCTGCGGTCGCCGAGCTGCGCGCCGCCGCCCCCGCAGCGAGCGTCGTGGTCATGCACAGCGCCGCCGCGGCCTACCTCGACGCCGGCGGGCGGCGCCGCCTCGCGCAGGTGCTCGCCGACCTCGGCGTGCACCACCTCGGCCTGGAGGGCGCCGCCGTCAGCGCCGACCTCGGGATCCGGGGGCCGGCGGGGCTCACGAGCGACCACCGTTTCGTGCTGAGCCTGGACGCAGAGGTGCTCGCCACCGCGCACCCGCACGGGCGTGACCTGCACTGGCTCGCCGGTAGGGTGTGA
- a CDS encoding segregation and condensation protein A, giving the protein MSSSPVATWPEAAPAAERDAGDPGEALAPSRSIFEVRLTNFTGPFDLLLSLIAKHKMDVTEVALAVVTDDFIAYIRAQEEWDLSQASEFLVIASTLLDLKAARLLPRGTVEDSEDLELLEARDLLFARLLQYRAYKEVAAHLAGAWERAGRSHPRQAPLEPRFAALLPELVMQIGPEELAMLAAQALTPRPAPAGVDLTHLHNPAVSVREQAAHIVDRLRRARSLTFRSLTDDADGTAVVVARFLALLELFREGAVGFDQAGPLGDLTVRWTGAEDGEVDVDDDYEDPAEPGPSDPVTSEDHT; this is encoded by the coding sequence GTGAGCTCATCGCCCGTGGCGACGTGGCCTGAGGCCGCGCCGGCGGCAGAACGCGACGCCGGGGACCCCGGCGAGGCCCTCGCGCCCTCGCGCAGCATCTTCGAGGTCCGGCTGACGAACTTCACCGGACCGTTCGACCTGCTGCTGTCCCTGATCGCCAAGCACAAGATGGACGTCACGGAGGTGGCGCTGGCCGTCGTCACCGACGACTTCATCGCCTACATCCGGGCGCAGGAGGAGTGGGACCTGTCCCAGGCGAGTGAGTTCCTCGTGATCGCCTCGACGCTGCTGGATCTCAAGGCGGCGCGGTTGCTGCCGCGGGGAACGGTGGAGGACAGCGAGGACCTGGAGCTGCTGGAGGCCCGGGACCTGCTGTTCGCCCGGCTCCTGCAGTACCGGGCCTACAAGGAGGTCGCGGCCCACCTGGCCGGAGCGTGGGAGCGTGCGGGGCGGTCACACCCGCGGCAGGCGCCACTGGAGCCCCGCTTCGCAGCCTTGCTGCCCGAGCTGGTCATGCAGATCGGTCCCGAGGAGCTGGCGATGCTGGCCGCACAGGCCTTGACGCCCAGGCCGGCGCCGGCCGGGGTGGACCTGACCCACCTGCACAATCCCGCGGTCAGTGTGCGCGAGCAGGCCGCCCACATCGTCGACCGGCTGCGACGTGCGCGCAGCCTCACCTTCCGCTCGCTGACCGACGACGCCGACGGCACCGCCGTCGTGGTGGCCCGCTTCCTAGCGCTGCTCGAGCTCTTCCGCGAAGGCGCGGTGGGCTTCGACCAGGCCGGCCCGCTGGGCGATCTCACAGTGCGCTGGACCGGCGCCGAGGACGGCGAGGTGGACGTCGACGACGATTACGAGGACCCGGCCGAGCCGGGCCCCTCCGACCCAGTCACGAGCGAGGACCACACATGA
- a CDS encoding pseudouridine synthase, which translates to MTDRRARAQARQDVHDPDGVRLQKVLAGAGFGSRRACEGLIADGRVSVDGVQVSELGVRVDPQRAVIHVNGLRVQLDDSVVTLALHKPAGVYSSMSDENGRPDLSQFVADRTERLFHVGRLDAETTGLMLLTNDGELAHRLTHPSFEVPKTYVAQVEGKVARGLGHQLKQGTELEDGPVRVDEFTVIETTPQASVVEVVLHEGRNHIVRRLLAEVGHPVTHLSRTSIGPIRLGHLKVGRTRVIEGRELGRLMSSVGL; encoded by the coding sequence ATGACCGACCGCCGCGCCCGCGCCCAGGCACGCCAGGACGTGCACGACCCCGACGGCGTCCGGCTGCAGAAGGTGCTCGCCGGCGCCGGGTTCGGATCCCGTCGTGCCTGCGAGGGTCTGATCGCGGACGGCCGCGTCAGTGTGGACGGGGTGCAGGTGAGCGAGCTCGGGGTTCGGGTGGACCCGCAGCGGGCGGTGATCCACGTCAACGGGCTGCGGGTGCAGCTCGACGACTCGGTGGTGACCCTGGCGCTGCACAAGCCGGCCGGGGTGTACTCCTCGATGTCGGACGAGAACGGCCGCCCGGATCTGTCGCAGTTCGTCGCCGACCGCACCGAGCGGCTCTTCCACGTCGGCCGGCTCGACGCGGAGACCACCGGCCTGATGCTGCTGACCAACGACGGTGAGCTCGCCCATCGGCTGACCCACCCGTCCTTCGAGGTGCCCAAGACCTACGTGGCGCAGGTCGAGGGCAAGGTGGCGCGCGGTCTGGGCCACCAGCTCAAGCAGGGCACCGAGCTCGAGGACGGTCCGGTACGCGTGGACGAGTTCACGGTGATCGAGACCACGCCGCAGGCCAGTGTGGTCGAGGTGGTCCTGCACGAGGGCCGCAACCACATCGTGCGGCGGCTGCTGGCGGAGGTGGGCCACCCCGTCACGCACCTGAGCCGGACCAGCATCGGCCCGATCCGGTTGGGTCACCTCAAGGTCGGGCGTACCCGGGTGATCGAGGGACGGGAGCTCGGCAGGTTGATGTCCTCCGTCGGCCTCTGA
- the scpB gene encoding SMC-Scp complex subunit ScpB has translation MSTSESVADQAGVAEQTPVQEVLARPGGLEAALEAILMVAEAPLPADRIASVLEVPTAQVTEALHSLRAEYAGDERQRQRGFELREAGGGWRFYSHPAVSAVVDAFVLEGQTARLTQAALETLAVIAYRQPVSRGRISAIRGVNVDSVVRTLLTRGLVEDAGRDEEGGAVLYRTTSYFLERLGLRTLDDLPPLAPYLPDIDAFDDIDGASS, from the coding sequence ATGAGCACGTCCGAGTCCGTTGCCGACCAGGCCGGCGTTGCTGAGCAGACGCCGGTGCAGGAGGTGCTCGCCCGGCCCGGCGGGCTCGAGGCCGCGCTGGAGGCCATCCTCATGGTCGCCGAGGCGCCCCTGCCCGCCGACCGGATCGCCAGCGTGCTCGAGGTCCCGACGGCGCAGGTCACCGAGGCGTTGCACTCCCTGCGCGCCGAGTACGCCGGCGACGAGCGGCAGCGGCAACGCGGCTTCGAGCTCCGCGAGGCCGGCGGCGGCTGGCGGTTCTACTCCCACCCCGCCGTCAGCGCGGTGGTGGATGCGTTCGTGCTCGAGGGGCAGACGGCCCGCCTGACCCAGGCGGCGCTGGAGACGCTGGCGGTGATCGCCTACCGGCAACCCGTCTCGCGTGGGCGGATCTCAGCGATCCGGGGCGTCAATGTGGATTCCGTGGTGCGCACCCTCCTCACCCGGGGCCTGGTCGAGGATGCGGGCAGGGACGAGGAGGGCGGCGCCGTCCTCTACCGGACCACGTCGTATTTCCTGGAGCGGCTCGGGCTGCGTACGCTGGACGATCTGCCACCGCTGGCGCCCTACCTGCCTGACATCGACGCATTCGACGACATCGACGGAGCCTCCTCATGA